Proteins encoded together in one Bradyrhizobium sp. PSBB068 window:
- a CDS encoding ABC transporter substrate-binding protein has product MRSFKLLPAMVALLASTAAFADDIKVGVGISGWTGFAPLTLAKEAGIFKKNGLDVTLKKIPQKDRHLAIASGDIQCAATTVETWISWNANGVATKQIFQLDKSYGADGMAVRNDVAAIKDLKGKTVAASAPGTSPYFALAWMLKRNGLSVKDVTVVNLEPAAAAQAFVSGQNDAAMTYEPYLSTVRAAPDKGKIIATTLDYPIVMDTFGCTPKFLTDNPKAAQALANSYFEALDMIAKDQAKAYEIMGADVKQTGEQFGNSAKYLRWQDKAANQKFFAGDFLSFNKDAAELLLEVGIIKAAPKVEDIYDASFIK; this is encoded by the coding sequence ATGCGTTCCTTCAAGCTATTGCCCGCAATGGTCGCGTTGCTCGCGTCCACGGCAGCGTTCGCGGATGACATCAAGGTCGGCGTCGGCATCTCCGGATGGACCGGCTTCGCGCCGCTGACGCTCGCCAAGGAGGCCGGCATCTTCAAGAAGAACGGCCTCGACGTCACCTTGAAGAAGATCCCGCAGAAGGACCGTCATCTCGCGATCGCTTCGGGCGACATTCAGTGCGCCGCGACGACGGTCGAAACCTGGATCTCCTGGAACGCCAATGGCGTCGCGACCAAGCAGATCTTCCAGCTCGACAAGAGCTATGGCGCCGACGGCATGGCCGTGCGCAACGACGTCGCGGCGATCAAGGACCTCAAGGGCAAGACGGTCGCGGCATCGGCGCCGGGCACCTCGCCCTATTTCGCGCTGGCCTGGATGCTGAAGAGGAACGGTCTCTCGGTGAAGGACGTCACCGTGGTCAACCTTGAGCCCGCCGCCGCGGCGCAGGCCTTCGTCTCCGGCCAGAACGACGCTGCGATGACCTACGAGCCCTATCTGTCGACGGTGCGCGCCGCGCCCGACAAGGGCAAGATCATCGCCACGACGCTCGACTACCCGATCGTGATGGACACATTCGGCTGCACCCCGAAATTCCTGACCGACAATCCGAAGGCGGCGCAGGCGCTGGCCAACAGCTATTTCGAGGCGCTCGACATGATCGCCAAGGACCAGGCCAAGGCCTACGAGATCATGGGCGCGGACGTGAAGCAGACCGGCGAGCAGTTCGGCAATTCGGCCAAGTACCTGCGCTGGCAGGACAAGGCCGCCAACCAGAAGTTCTTCGCCGGCGACTTCCTCTCCTTCAACAAGGACGCCGCCGAGCTCCTGCTCGAGGTCGGCATCATCAAGGCCGCGCCGAAGGTCGAAGACATCTACGACGCCAGCTTCATCAAGTGA
- the hutH gene encoding histidine ammonia-lyase, with translation MSNPHAPEVVTPGTVGLDALARVLAGASVELDASFWPRVEAAAEIVAKAAQTDVPAYGINTGFGKLASTRIAPDQTALLQRNLILSHCCGVGPATPEPIVRLMMALKVISLGRGASGVRREIIEQLQGMLARGVTPLVPQQGSVGASGDLAPLAHMTAVMIGEGQAIRDGKIVPGHEALAAAGLVPLTLSPKEGLALINGTQFSTAYAISGLLRAHRLACAALVTGALSVDAAMASTVPFRPEIQSLRGHAGQIAAAATLTALLDGSDIRQSHLDGDERVQDPYCLRCQPQVAGAVLDLLAQAARGLTIEANAVTDNPLVLVETNEIVSGGNFHAEPVAFAADQIALGLSEIGATSERRIATLVDPALNFGLPPFLTPEPGINSGFMIAEVTAAALYAENKQRAMPCSIDSTPTSANQEDHVSMAAHAARRVSDMADNLASILGIELLVAAQGITLRAPHSTSAPLAAVIAALRAHVPALAADRYMADDLARAARLIEADALPAAAIAVLPTNPFPKLA, from the coding sequence ATGAGCAATCCCCACGCGCCTGAAGTCGTGACGCCCGGGACGGTCGGCCTTGATGCGCTCGCGCGCGTGCTCGCGGGGGCGAGCGTCGAGCTCGATGCATCGTTCTGGCCGCGGGTCGAGGCCGCGGCTGAAATCGTAGCGAAGGCGGCGCAGACCGACGTTCCCGCCTACGGCATCAATACCGGATTCGGGAAGCTGGCATCGACGCGCATCGCGCCCGACCAGACCGCGCTGCTTCAACGCAACCTCATCCTGTCCCATTGCTGCGGCGTCGGCCCGGCCACGCCCGAGCCGATCGTGCGCCTGATGATGGCCTTGAAGGTCATCTCGCTCGGCCGCGGCGCCTCCGGCGTACGGCGCGAAATCATCGAGCAGTTGCAGGGCATGCTGGCACGCGGCGTCACGCCGCTGGTCCCTCAGCAGGGTTCGGTCGGCGCCTCCGGCGATCTCGCGCCGCTCGCCCACATGACGGCTGTCATGATCGGGGAGGGGCAGGCGATCCGCGACGGCAAGATCGTGCCGGGTCACGAAGCGCTGGCCGCCGCCGGGCTCGTGCCATTGACGCTCAGCCCCAAGGAAGGGCTCGCACTGATCAACGGCACGCAGTTTTCGACCGCCTACGCGATCTCCGGCCTGCTGCGCGCGCATCGCCTGGCGTGCGCCGCGCTGGTGACCGGCGCGCTGTCGGTCGACGCGGCGATGGCTTCCACGGTGCCGTTTCGTCCTGAAATTCAATCGTTGCGGGGCCATGCCGGCCAGATCGCCGCGGCTGCGACTCTGACCGCGCTACTCGACGGCAGCGACATCAGGCAGTCGCATCTCGACGGCGACGAGCGCGTGCAGGATCCATATTGCCTGCGCTGCCAGCCGCAGGTCGCGGGCGCCGTGCTCGATCTGCTCGCGCAGGCCGCGCGCGGGCTGACCATCGAAGCCAATGCCGTCACCGACAATCCGCTGGTGCTGGTCGAGACCAATGAGATCGTGTCCGGCGGCAATTTTCACGCCGAACCGGTGGCATTCGCTGCCGACCAGATCGCGCTGGGGCTCTCGGAGATCGGCGCGACCAGCGAGCGGCGGATCGCGACCCTGGTCGATCCCGCTCTGAACTTCGGCCTGCCGCCGTTCCTGACACCGGAGCCCGGCATCAACTCAGGCTTCATGATCGCCGAGGTGACGGCGGCGGCGCTGTACGCCGAGAACAAGCAGCGCGCGATGCCGTGCTCGATCGATTCCACGCCGACGAGCGCCAACCAGGAGGATCACGTGTCGATGGCGGCGCATGCCGCGCGCCGGGTGTCCGACATGGCCGACAACCTCGCTTCCATCCTTGGCATCGAGCTCTTGGTCGCGGCGCAGGGCATCACGCTGCGCGCGCCGCACTCAACGAGTGCACCGCTCGCTGCGGTGATTGCCGCCTTGCGTGCGCATGTACCGGCGCTCGCCGCCGACCGCTACATGGCCGACGATCTGGCGCGCGCAGCGCGGCTGATCGAGGCCGACGCGTTGCCTGCCGCCGCGATCGCGGTCCTTCCGACAAATCCGTTTCCAAAACTTGCTTAG
- a CDS encoding ABC transporter permease — MRPLEPTTSRQRVAYGLAFFVLFVALWSWATFGGHVSKTFLANPLTMVQEGYELLAKQGFLFDIGMTIWRVIGGFALAAVIAVPLGVLMGAYKPVEAFLEPFVSFARYLPASAFIPLLILWAGIGELQKLLVIFIGAVFQIILMVAVTVGATRRDLVEAAYTLGARDSGIIRRVLLPSAAPEIAEILRLVLGWAWTYVIVAELIGSSSGIGHMITDSQALLNTGQIIFGIIVIGLIGLISDFLFKAFNAWLFPWKLA, encoded by the coding sequence ATGCGTCCTCTCGAACCGACCACATCGAGGCAGCGCGTGGCCTACGGCCTCGCGTTCTTCGTGCTGTTCGTCGCCCTGTGGTCCTGGGCGACGTTCGGCGGCCATGTGTCCAAGACCTTCCTCGCCAACCCGCTGACCATGGTGCAGGAAGGCTATGAGCTGCTTGCCAAACAGGGCTTCCTGTTCGACATCGGCATGACGATCTGGCGCGTCATCGGCGGCTTCGCGCTTGCCGCCGTGATCGCGGTGCCGCTCGGCGTGCTGATGGGTGCCTACAAGCCGGTCGAGGCGTTCCTCGAACCGTTCGTGTCCTTTGCGCGCTATCTGCCCGCGTCGGCCTTCATCCCGCTGCTGATCCTGTGGGCGGGCATCGGCGAATTGCAAAAGCTGCTGGTGATCTTCATCGGCGCCGTGTTCCAGATCATCCTGATGGTGGCCGTCACCGTCGGCGCCACGCGGCGTGATCTGGTCGAAGCCGCCTACACGCTCGGCGCGCGCGACAGCGGCATCATCCGCCGCGTGCTGCTGCCATCAGCCGCACCGGAGATCGCCGAAATCCTGCGCCTGGTGCTGGGCTGGGCCTGGACCTACGTCATCGTCGCCGAGCTGATCGGCTCGTCGTCCGGCATCGGGCACATGATCACCGACAGCCAGGCGCTGCTCAACACCGGCCAGATCATCTTCGGCATCATCGTGATCGGGCTGATCGGCCTGATCTCCGATTTCCTGTTCAAGGCGTTCAACGCCTGGCTGTTCCCGTGGAAGCTCGCATGA
- the hutC gene encoding histidine utilization repressor, protein MSLASDRAKPNAAGKPTLYKRIRLDIETRILTGEWPPGHRIPFEHQLMARYRCSRMTVNKALSELAQADLIERRRRAGSFVRRPQHMSAVLKIADIRAEITALGRAYGYQLIDCRRRTATSADRARLGVGTAGKVIAIACRHSADDVPFAVEDRLIDLSTVPEAANADFAREPPGSWLLHHVPWTEAEHTISAVVADDRTAKALAIAVGAPCLVIDRYTWRSARTVTAVRLHYPGETHRLVARFKGG, encoded by the coding sequence ATGAGCCTCGCTTCCGATCGGGCCAAACCCAATGCAGCCGGCAAGCCGACACTCTACAAGCGAATCCGGCTCGACATCGAGACACGGATCCTGACCGGCGAGTGGCCGCCCGGTCACCGCATTCCGTTCGAGCACCAGTTGATGGCGCGCTACCGCTGCTCGCGCATGACCGTGAACAAGGCGCTGTCGGAACTGGCGCAGGCCGACCTGATCGAGCGGCGGCGGCGCGCCGGCTCATTCGTGCGCCGTCCGCAGCATATGTCCGCAGTGCTCAAGATCGCCGACATCAGAGCCGAGATCACCGCGCTCGGCCGCGCTTACGGCTATCAGCTGATCGATTGCCGGCGGCGCACCGCGACATCGGCCGATCGCGCCCGGCTCGGCGTCGGCACCGCCGGCAAGGTGATCGCGATCGCCTGCCGGCACAGCGCCGACGATGTGCCGTTCGCCGTCGAGGACAGGCTGATCGATCTCTCCACGGTTCCCGAAGCTGCCAACGCGGATTTTGCGCGCGAGCCGCCGGGATCATGGCTGCTGCACCACGTGCCGTGGACCGAGGCAGAACATACGATCAGCGCAGTGGTTGCCGACGACCGCACGGCAAAGGCCCTCGCCATCGCGGTCGGCGCGCCCTGCCTCGTGATCGACCGCTACACCTGGCGCAGCGCACGCACGGTGACGGCGGTGCGGCTGCATTATCCCGGCGAGACGCACCGCCTGGTCGCGCGTTTCAAGGGAGGCTGA
- a CDS encoding formimidoylglutamate deiminase, protein MTRLHFAFALLPSGWANDVRVEFTDGIIASVTAGVASTDADERHQLAVPGLASLHSHAFQRGMAGLAELRGDTTDTFWTWRETMYRFALTMTPDDVTAVATLLYVEMLERGFTRVGEFHYLHHDRDGSPYANPAEMAVRIAEASDASGIGLTLLPSFYAHGTFGGAAPHAGQRRFICSVDQFTTLMAASRDAIRKLPGANIGIAPHSLRAVAPDELAAIIPLAGADPIHIHAAEQVREVGDCLAWSGQRPVEWLLEHAPVDQRWCLIHATHMTEQEVTALAGSGAVAGLCPITEASLGDGIFSAREFLAAGGRFGVGTDSNVLVGVADELRQLEYGQRLKHRERNVLSGRPGASTGRALFDHALAGGAQALAQAKSGLVPGARADIVSLDTTHPSLAGRSGDAVLDGWLFAAGSDAIDCVWAGGDKLVAGGRHRLRDSARERFNASVRRLVA, encoded by the coding sequence ATGACACGACTGCATTTCGCATTCGCGCTGCTGCCCTCGGGCTGGGCCAATGACGTGCGGGTCGAGTTCACCGACGGCATCATTGCCTCGGTGACGGCCGGCGTCGCATCCACGGACGCCGACGAACGTCACCAATTGGCGGTTCCGGGATTGGCGAGCCTGCACAGCCACGCCTTTCAGCGCGGCATGGCCGGCCTTGCCGAACTGCGCGGCGATACGACGGATACGTTCTGGACCTGGCGCGAGACGATGTATCGCTTCGCGCTGACGATGACGCCGGACGACGTCACGGCCGTTGCGACGCTACTCTATGTCGAGATGCTCGAGCGGGGCTTCACCCGCGTCGGCGAGTTTCACTATCTTCACCATGATCGGGACGGCTCGCCTTACGCCAATCCGGCCGAGATGGCGGTGCGCATCGCGGAGGCGTCCGACGCCTCCGGCATCGGGCTCACGCTGCTGCCGAGCTTCTATGCCCATGGCACTTTCGGCGGCGCAGCACCGCATGCCGGGCAACGCCGCTTCATCTGCTCGGTCGATCAGTTCACGACGCTGATGGCGGCTTCGCGCGATGCGATCCGAAAATTGCCCGGCGCCAATATCGGCATCGCCCCGCACAGCCTGCGTGCCGTGGCGCCGGATGAACTCGCGGCGATCATTCCGCTTGCCGGAGCGGACCCCATCCACATCCACGCTGCCGAACAGGTGCGCGAGGTGGGGGATTGCCTCGCTTGGTCGGGACAGCGGCCGGTCGAGTGGCTGCTCGAACACGCGCCCGTCGACCAGCGCTGGTGCCTGATTCATGCAACCCATATGACGGAGCAGGAAGTCACGGCGCTCGCCGGCAGTGGCGCTGTTGCCGGCCTCTGCCCCATCACCGAAGCAAGCCTCGGCGACGGCATCTTCTCGGCGCGTGAGTTCCTCGCCGCGGGCGGCCGGTTCGGCGTCGGGACCGATTCCAACGTGCTGGTCGGGGTCGCCGACGAACTGCGGCAGCTCGAATACGGCCAGCGGCTGAAACACCGCGAGCGCAACGTGCTCTCGGGGCGTCCCGGCGCGTCCACCGGCCGTGCGCTGTTCGATCACGCGCTCGCGGGCGGCGCGCAGGCGCTCGCACAGGCCAAGTCAGGACTTGTACCCGGCGCCCGCGCCGACATCGTCAGCCTCGACACCACGCATCCGTCGCTGGCGGGACGGTCGGGCGATGCAGTGCTAGACGGCTGGCTGTTTGCGGCCGGCAGCGACGCGATCGACTGCGTCTGGGCCGGCGGCGACAAACTGGTCGCGGGCGGACGGCACCGGCTGCGCGACAGTGCGCGCGAGCGGTTCAACGCCAGCGTCCGGAGGCTCGTCGCATGA
- a CDS encoding imidazolonepropionase encodes MAERFDRIWYNARLATMRGDRADLGEIERGLIAARDGRIVYADAQSNFPVDADAVERIDCGGRWITPGLVDCHTHLVFGGNRAHEFELRLKGASYEEIARAGGGIVSTVAATRKATEAELVAGALPRLDALIGEGATTVEIKSGYGLDAETEMHQLAAARKLGQLRKVAIRTSFLGAHALPPEADGDKDRYIDLVCNAMLPAVAKAGLADAVDAFMEGIAFSGEQTARVFAAARTLGLPVKLHADQLSNLGGAALAAKFSALSADHLEHTDEAGAAAMAKAGTVAVLLPGAFYFIRETQKPPVELFRKHGVPMALATDCNPGSSPLTSLLLAMNMGATLFRMTVVECLAAVTREGARALGMLSETGTLEAGKWCDLAIWDIERPAELVYRIGFNPLHRRVWRGQ; translated from the coding sequence ATGGCAGAGCGCTTCGACCGCATCTGGTACAACGCCCGGCTCGCCACGATGCGCGGTGACCGCGCCGATCTCGGCGAGATCGAGCGCGGATTGATCGCAGCGCGCGACGGCCGCATCGTCTACGCGGATGCGCAATCGAATTTTCCTGTGGACGCGGACGCCGTCGAGCGGATCGATTGCGGCGGCCGCTGGATCACGCCCGGGCTGGTCGATTGCCACACCCATCTCGTTTTTGGCGGCAATCGCGCGCATGAGTTCGAGCTTCGCCTGAAGGGCGCGAGCTATGAGGAGATCGCGCGCGCCGGCGGCGGCATCGTCTCGACAGTGGCGGCAACACGCAAGGCGACCGAAGCTGAGCTCGTTGCCGGCGCGCTGCCCCGGCTCGACGCGTTGATCGGCGAGGGCGCAACGACCGTCGAGATCAAGTCCGGCTATGGTCTCGATGCCGAGACCGAGATGCACCAGCTGGCGGCCGCGCGCAAGCTCGGCCAGTTGCGAAAGGTTGCGATACGTACCTCTTTCCTCGGTGCGCATGCGTTGCCGCCGGAAGCCGATGGTGACAAGGACCGCTACATCGATCTGGTCTGCAACGCGATGCTGCCGGCCGTGGCCAAGGCCGGCCTTGCCGATGCCGTCGACGCGTTCATGGAGGGCATCGCATTTTCCGGAGAGCAGACGGCCCGCGTGTTCGCGGCAGCGCGCACGCTGGGACTGCCGGTGAAGCTGCATGCGGATCAGTTGTCGAATCTCGGCGGCGCGGCGCTCGCCGCGAAATTCTCGGCGCTGTCGGCCGATCATCTGGAGCATACCGACGAGGCCGGCGCCGCTGCGATGGCGAAGGCGGGAACGGTGGCCGTGTTGCTGCCCGGCGCGTTCTATTTCATTCGCGAGACGCAGAAGCCGCCGGTCGAGCTGTTCCGCAAACACGGCGTGCCGATGGCGCTGGCAACCGACTGCAATCCCGGCAGCTCGCCGCTGACCTCGCTGCTGCTTGCGATGAACATGGGCGCGACACTGTTCCGGATGACCGTCGTCGAATGTCTCGCCGCGGTAACGCGCGAAGGGGCACGCGCGCTCGGCATGCTTAGCGAGACCGGTACGCTCGAGGCCGGCAAATGGTGCGATCTGGCGATCTGGGACATCGAACGCCCCGCCGAACTGGTCTACCGGATCGGCTTCAATCCGCTGCACCGCCGGGTGTGGAGGGGGCAATGA
- a CDS encoding urocanate hydratase has product MNRRLDNERIIRAPRGSDISAKSWLTEAPLRMLMNNLDPDVAERPGELVVYGGIGRAARDWESFDRIAASLRKLEGDQTLLVQSGKPVGVFRTHADAPRVLIANSNLVPHWATLDHFNELDRQGLMMFGQMTAGSWIYIGSQGIVQGTYETFVEVGRRHYGGSLAGKWILTAGLGGMGGAQPLAATMAGASMLAVECQPSRIEMRLRTGYLDRQATTLDEALAIIADATKSGKPVSVGLLGNAAEVFPELVRRGVRPDVVTDQTSAHDPINGYLPKGWTLADWEARRAADPKAVETAAKTSMVEHVQAMLDFHAQGIPTLDYGNNIRQMAKDMGLKQAFDFPGFVPAYIRPLFCRGVGPFRWAALSGDPEDIFKTDAKVKELMPNDGHLHNWLDMAKARIKFQGLPARICWVGLGDRHRLGLAFNEMVARGELKAPIVIGRDHLDSGSVASPNRETEAMRDGSDAVSDWPLLNALLNCASGATWVSLHHGGGVGIGYSQHAGMVIVADGTPEAARRLERVLWNDPATGVMRHADAGYETAIECARANGLDLPSLR; this is encoded by the coding sequence ATGAACCGCCGACTGGACAACGAACGTATCATCCGCGCTCCCCGCGGCAGCGACATCAGCGCGAAGAGCTGGCTGACCGAAGCGCCGCTGCGCATGCTGATGAACAATCTGGATCCCGATGTCGCCGAACGTCCGGGCGAGCTCGTGGTGTATGGCGGCATCGGCCGCGCGGCACGCGACTGGGAGAGTTTTGACCGGATCGCTGCTTCCCTGCGCAAGCTCGAAGGCGATCAGACGCTGTTGGTGCAGTCCGGCAAGCCGGTCGGCGTTTTCCGTACCCATGCCGATGCGCCGCGCGTCCTGATCGCGAATTCGAACCTGGTGCCGCATTGGGCGACGCTCGATCATTTCAACGAGCTCGACCGGCAGGGCCTGATGATGTTCGGCCAGATGACGGCAGGCTCCTGGATCTATATCGGCAGCCAGGGCATCGTGCAGGGGACCTACGAGACCTTCGTCGAGGTCGGCCGCCGCCATTACGGCGGCAGCCTCGCCGGCAAATGGATCCTGACCGCTGGCCTCGGCGGCATGGGGGGCGCGCAGCCGCTGGCCGCGACCATGGCGGGCGCCTCGATGCTCGCCGTCGAGTGCCAGCCGAGCCGCATCGAGATGCGGTTGCGCACGGGCTATCTCGACCGTCAGGCCACGACTCTCGACGAGGCGTTGGCGATCATTGCCGATGCGACCAAGAGCGGGAAGCCTGTCTCGGTCGGTTTGCTCGGCAACGCGGCCGAGGTCTTCCCGGAACTGGTGCGCCGTGGTGTGAGGCCGGACGTCGTCACCGATCAGACCAGCGCGCATGATCCGATCAACGGCTATTTGCCGAAGGGATGGACGCTCGCCGATTGGGAAGCGCGGCGCGCCGCCGATCCGAAGGCGGTCGAGACGGCGGCCAAGACCTCGATGGTCGAGCACGTCCAGGCCATGCTGGATTTCCACGCGCAGGGAATCCCGACGCTCGATTACGGCAATAACATCCGCCAGATGGCCAAGGACATGGGCCTGAAGCAGGCGTTCGATTTCCCCGGTTTCGTGCCGGCCTATATCCGTCCGCTGTTCTGCCGCGGCGTCGGTCCGTTCCGCTGGGCGGCGCTGTCGGGCGATCCCGAGGACATCTTCAAGACCGATGCCAAGGTCAAGGAGCTGATGCCCAACGATGGCCATCTGCACAACTGGCTCGACATGGCGAAGGCGCGCATCAAGTTTCAGGGACTGCCGGCGCGGATCTGCTGGGTTGGTCTCGGCGACCGTCATCGCCTCGGCCTTGCCTTCAACGAGATGGTGGCGCGCGGCGAGCTCAAGGCGCCGATCGTGATCGGCCGCGATCATCTCGACAGCGGCTCGGTGGCGAGCCCGAACCGCGAGACCGAGGCGATGCGCGATGGCTCGGACGCGGTGTCGGACTGGCCGCTGCTCAATGCGCTGCTCAACTGTGCGAGCGGCGCCACCTGGGTGTCGTTGCATCACGGCGGCGGCGTCGGCATCGGCTATTCGCAGCATGCCGGCATGGTGATCGTCGCCGACGGCACGCCGGAGGCGGCGCGCCGGCTCGAACGCGTGCTGTGGAACGACCCGGCGACGGGCGTCATGCGCCACGCCGACGCCGGCTATGAGACGGCGATCGAATGCGCCCGCGCCAATGGGCTCGATCTGCCGAGCCTGCGCTGA